One genomic window of Ziziphus jujuba cultivar Dongzao chromosome 4, ASM3175591v1 includes the following:
- the LOC107410158 gene encoding cyanidin 3-O-galactoside 2''-O-xylosyltransferase FGGT1 encodes MEKPCLHIAMYPWFALGHLTPFLHVSNKLAKLGHRISFFIPTKTQPKLQSFNGFPDLISFVPITVPHVDGLPPGAETTLDVPFPLHPLIMTAMDRTEPDIERHLRDLKPDIVFFDFTYWIPKLTRSLGIKSLHYCIISPVTIGYTLSPSRQFSGEKVSEADLMVPPPGYPDSSIKLRLHEARAFAAKRDSTFGSGLGFYERQYISLRDADALGYRTCREIEGQYIDYLEREFKKPVLLSGPAIPEPPTSALEERWAEWLGGFKTGSVVYCAFGSECTLKKEQFQELVLGFELSGLPFLAALKPPFGCQSIEEGLPDGFEERVKERGVVHGGWVQQQLILEHPSVGCFITHCGSGSLSEALVNKCQLVLLPHVGDQIFNARMMANNLKVGVEVEKGEEDGLFTRDGVCKALKSVMDENSEVGKEVLDNHEKIRQLLLQKDLEPSYIDNFTKMLQSLKG; translated from the coding sequence atggagaaaccTTGTTTGCACATTGCAATGTACCCATGGTTTGCTCTTGGCCACCTTACCCCATTCCTACATGTCTCCAACAAACTAGCCAAACTAGGTCACAGAATCTCCTTCTTCATTCCAACAAAAACACAACCCAAATTACAGTCTTTCAATGGCTTCCCTGATCTCATCAGCTTCGTCCCCATCACAGTCCCACACGTCGATGGCCTACCTCCGGGAGCCGAAACCACTTTGGATGTCCCTTTCCCCTTACACCCTCTTATCATGACCGCCATGGATCGCACTGAACCCGACATCGAACGCCATCTTCGTGATCTTAAACCCGATATCGTCTTCTTCGATTTTACCTATTGGATTCCCAAGCTGACTCGAAGTTTAGGCATTAAATCATTGCACTATTGCATAATCAGTCCAGTAACCATAGGTTATACTTTATCTCCAAGCAGGCAGTTCAGTGGAGAAAAAGTAAGCGAGGCTGATCTCATGGTTCCTCCACCGGGATACCCTGATTCATCTATCAAGCTTCGTCTCCATGAAGCTCGAGCATTCGCGGCGAAAAGGGATTCAACTTTTGGCAGCGGCTTGGGTTTCTATGAACGCCAATATATCAGCCTGCGTGATGCTGATGCTCTAGGATACAGGACATGTAGAGAGATTGAAGGACAGTACATAGACTATCTAGAAAGAGAGTTCAAGAAGCCTGTTCTTCTTTCGGGACCGGCCATTCCCGAACCACCAACCTCCGCTTTGGAAGAGCGGTGGGCTGAATGGCTAGGCGGGTTCAAGACTGGCTCCGTGGTTTACTGTGCCTTTGGAAGCGAATGCACATTAAAGAAGGAACAATTCCAAGAACTGGTTTTGGGTTTCGAGCTTTCGGGCTTGCCATTTTTGGCCGCGCTTAAACCGCCTTTCGGTTGCCAGTCGATCGAAGAAGGATTGCCTGATGGGTTTGAAGAGAGGGTTAAGGAAAGAGGTGTTGTTCATGGTGGATGGGTACAGCAACAACTCATCTTGGAGCATCCATCAGTCGGATGCTTCATTACGCATTGCGGGTCGGGTTCATTATCGGAGGCATTGGTGAATAAATGTCAACTGGTTCTGCTCCCACATGTGGGTGATCAAATCTTTAACGCAAGGATGATGGCCAACAATTTGAAAGTTGGAGTTGAAGTGGAAAAAGGTGAGGAAGATGGGTTGTTCACGAGAGATGGGGTGTGCAAGGCGCTGAAGTCAGTGATGGATGAGAACAGTGAGGTTGGAAAAGAGGTGCTAGATAATCATGAAAAGATAAGACAGTTATTGCTACAGAAAGATCTGGAACCATCTTATATTGACAATTTCACTAAGATGCTTCAATCATTAAAGGGCTAA